In a single window of the Vitis vinifera cultivar Pinot Noir 40024 chromosome 6, ASM3070453v1 genome:
- the CBF3 gene encoding dehydration-responsive element-binding protein 1B has product MESERDQSSPSSSSSSSQTKCSISSSPVHKRKAGRKKFRETRHPVYRGVRQRNGNRWVCEVRDPKTKSRIWLGTFSTPEMAARAHDVAALAFRGNFAALNFPDSASRLPRAKSSSAGDIQVAALAAAMAFRPAAPSSSSSYISHVTPCSEELETSCSEDSPQLESRKKVVGVALEDSESSEGAPYGSSTVFMDEEALFNMPGLINSMAEGLLLAPPTMLGGFSWDDTTSYTDLSLWNDD; this is encoded by the coding sequence ATGGAATCGGAGCGTGATCAGTCTTCACCCTCAtcctcctcttcctcttctCAAACCAAATGCTCAATTTCTTCGTCCCCTGTGCATAAGCGGAAAGCAGGGAGGAAGAAGTTTCGGGAGACTCGCCACCCGGTATACAGGGGCGTGCGCCAAAGAAATGGCAATAGATGGGTATGCGAAGTGCGGGATCCCAAAACCAAGTCCAGGATATGGCTTGGGACTTTTTCCACTCCCGAAATGGCGGCTAGGGCGCATGATGTGGCCGCCCTAGCATTCAGAGGCAATTTTGCTGCGCTCAATTTCCCCGACTCCGCGTCTCGCCTGCCGCGCGCCAAGTCATCTTCAGCTGGGGACATACAGGTGGCGGCCCTTGCGGCTGCCATGGCTTTTCGTCCTGCTGCGCCGTCTTCATCCTCTTCTTATATTTCACATGTCACTCCCTGTAGCGAGGAATTAGAAACTTCATGCAGTGAAGACTCGCCTCAGTTAGAGAGCCGAAAAAAGGTTGTGGGAGTTGCATTGGAGGATTCTGAGAGCTCAGAGGGCGCTCCATATGGTTCGAGCACGGTGTTCATGGATGAGGAGGCATTGTTTAATATGCCAGGTTTGATTAACAGCATGGCAGAAGGTTTGCTCCTTGCGCCGCCAACTATGCTTGGAGGATTCAGTTGGGATGATACAACTTCCTACACGGACTTGTCTTTGTGGAATgatgattaa